GCCGGGCCGCCGCGGGTCCACCACGTCACCCGTCGCCGCCGGCCGGTCGCGCACCCGTCACCGTCAGGCAGCGTTACCCGTCGGCCCGGAGCGGCTAACCCGTCGGGTTAGCCGGTGCCGCCCCGGGTACTGCTCAGCGGTGGCGATAGTGGAGAAAGTGATCGATGCACCCCCGCAGCAGGTCTTCGACGTGCTGGCCGACGGCTGGACGTACAGCGACTGGGTGGTCGGCACGGTGCACGTGCGGGACGTCGACGCGCAGTGGCCCCGGGTGGGCACCCGGCTGCACCACCGGGCCGGGCCGTGGCCGTTCTCCCTGGAGGACGCCTCCACGGTGCTGGTCTGCGAGCCGCCGCACCGGCTGGTGCTGCGGGCCGGGTTGTGGCCGGCCGGCGAGGCGATCGTGGTGTTCACCCTGACCCCGGAGGGCGACGGCGCGACCCGGGTACGGATCGGCGAGGACTTCGCCGCCGGCCCGCTGCGCTGGTTCCGCACCAGGCTCAACGACCTGGTGCTGCACCAGCGCAACCGGGAGACCCTGCGCCGGCTCGCCGACATCGCCACCCGGCAGAAGGCCGACGAGCGCGCCGAACGGTGACCCGGACGCCCGCGGGTGCCACGGCGGGCTCCCGGCCGGGCTTTGGCTACCCTGTGGGGGAATGCCGTCCGCCGACTGAGGATGTCCGAAATGATCGAACCCGTGGAGCTGCCGTCACCGTGGCGGGACGCACGCCTGACCGTCGTGGTCCCCACCTACAACGAGGCGGGCAACCTCCCGGTGCTGGTCGACCGCTTGCTGGCCCTTCCGCTGCCCGGCCTGAAGGTGCTCGTCGCCGACGACAACTCGCCCGACGGCACCGGTGAGGTGGCCGACAAGCTGGCCCTGGAGCACCCGGACCGGGTGCAGGTGGTGCACCGGGCCGGCAAGGAAGGCCTGGGTCGGGCGTACGTGGACGGCATCGGCCGGGCACTGGACGGCGGCGCGGAGTACGTGGCGCAGATGGACGCCGACCTGTCGCACCCGCCGGAGGCGCTGCCCGGGATGCTCGGCGCGTTGCTCTCCACCCAGGCCGGCGTGGTGATCGGCTCCCGCTACGTGCCCGGCGGCCAGCTCGACGAGGCGTGGCCGCTCTACCGCCGCGCGCTCAGCGGCTGGGCCAACCTCTACGTGCACACCCTGCTGCGGGTTCGGATCCGGGACCTGACCGCCGGCTTCAAGATCTGGCAGGCCGACGCGCTGCGCGACATCGACCTGAACCGGGTGCAGTCGAACGGCTACAGCTTCCAGGTGGAGATGCACTATCTGGCCACCAAGCTGGGGCACACCATCCTGGAGGTGCCGATCCGGTTCGAGGAGCGCCGCGACGGCGCGTCCAAGATGACCACCGCGACCAAGGTGGAGAGTGCGCTGATGCCGTTCAAGCTGCGCACCCGGCACCGCAACCTGGACTCCTGATCCGCCGGTGCCGGCCCGGTCTCCGTGACCCGGGCCGGCACTCGCGGCGGACCCGGCCGGCTGGTGGGAGCCGCAGGGCGACCCCCGCCCGAGCACCGCCGGCTGCCCCGGCCCGAGCACCGCCGCTGCTACCGGCCGGAGCGCGGGTCAGCGGTAGACCGACCGGTGCACGGCGTCGATCAGCCCCGCGTACAGGCCGCCGGTGACGGCGCGGTCGCGGGCCAGGGCCGCCCGGGCGGCGTTCGCCCCGGGCGCGCCGTGCACCCCGCCGCCGGGGTGCGCCGAGGCGCTGGCCAGGTAGAGCCGGTCGACCGGGGTGTCGGCCCGGCCCAGGCCGGGGATCGGGCGCAGGAACAGCTGCTGGTACGCCGCGGCGGTGCCGCCGCCCAACGCCCCACCGACCAGGCTCGGGTCGCCCTTCTCCAACTCGGCCGGCCCGGCCACGTGCCGACCGACGATCCGGCTGCGGAAACCCGGGGCGGCGGCCTCCAGCACGTCCTCCATCCGTTCCACCTGCCGGGCGATGTCCTCGGCCCGCCAGTCCCGCCGGAACGGCAGGTGGGTGTACGCCCACAGCGATTCGGTGCCGGCCGGCGAGTGCGTCGGGTCGGCGGTGGTCATCTGCCCGACCAGCAGGAACGGCGACGCCGGGATCTCGCCCCGGGCCAGCGCGGCGGAGTACGTGGTGAGCCCGTCGAGATCGGCGCCCAGGTGTACGGTGCCCGCGCCGGCCACCGCCGGGTTGGTCCACGGTACCGGGGCGGACAGCGCCCAGTCGACCTTGAGGGTGGAGCCGTCCCACCGGAAGTGGGCCAGGTCCTCCACCAGCCGGGGCGGCAGCAGCGCCGCACCCACCAGGTCCAGGTAGAGGGCGGGGGCGGGCACGTCGGCGAGCACCGCCCGGCGGGCCCGGAAGGTCGCCCCGCCGACGGTGCGGACCCCCATCGCCCGGCC
Above is a window of Micromonospora rifamycinica DNA encoding:
- a CDS encoding polyprenol monophosphomannose synthase, which gives rise to MIEPVELPSPWRDARLTVVVPTYNEAGNLPVLVDRLLALPLPGLKVLVADDNSPDGTGEVADKLALEHPDRVQVVHRAGKEGLGRAYVDGIGRALDGGAEYVAQMDADLSHPPEALPGMLGALLSTQAGVVIGSRYVPGGQLDEAWPLYRRALSGWANLYVHTLLRVRIRDLTAGFKIWQADALRDIDLNRVQSNGYSFQVEMHYLATKLGHTILEVPIRFEERRDGASKMTTATKVESALMPFKLRTRHRNLDS
- a CDS encoding phytoene desaturase family protein — protein: MIPPGTDTTDAVVIGAGHNGLVAANLLADAGWDVLVLEATAAPGGAVRSAEVTAPGYLSDLYSSFYPLGYASPVLGGLDLPRYGLDWTHAPDVLAHLLPDGRAAVINRDLDRTAASLEEFAPGDGDRWRHAYADWAQVSGPMLDAITTPFPPVRGGVGLLRRLRVGGALRLGRRLVLPVRKLGAELFTGEGGPALLAGCALHTDLSPEEAGSGVYGWLLAMLGQQVGWPVPVGGAQRITDALVARLTARGGRITYRARVDRVLTARGRAMGVRTVGGATFRARRAVLADVPAPALYLDLVGAALLPPRLVEDLAHFRWDGSTLKVDWALSAPVPWTNPAVAGAGTVHLGADLDGLTTYSAALARGEIPASPFLLVGQMTTADPTHSPAGTESLWAYTHLPFRRDWRAEDIARQVERMEDVLEAAAPGFRSRIVGRHVAGPAELEKGDPSLVGGALGGGTAAAYQQLFLRPIPGLGRADTPVDRLYLASASAHPGGGVHGAPGANAARAALARDRAVTGGLYAGLIDAVHRSVYR
- a CDS encoding SRPBCC family protein, giving the protein MIDAPPQQVFDVLADGWTYSDWVVGTVHVRDVDAQWPRVGTRLHHRAGPWPFSLEDASTVLVCEPPHRLVLRAGLWPAGEAIVVFTLTPEGDGATRVRIGEDFAAGPLRWFRTRLNDLVLHQRNRETLRRLADIATRQKADERAER